The sequence GCACGGCCAGGTGAGCTGGGACGGGACGTCCGAGCACGGCGGCGGCCACGTGCCCGAGGACTACGCGTGGCCCACCAACCCGAAGGAGCACCAGGACGAGCTGATGGGCGAGTGGCCCCTGGAGCCATGAAGCCACGTGCGCCCGCTCGCCCGCCGCGTGTAGCTTCCCGCCCACCATGAGCCGTTCCCGTGACAGAGGTGCCGACTTCCAGCGCGAGTTCGAGGGCGCGCAGACGCTCGACGGACTGCTGGATTTGGCCGGCAGCCCGTTGGACAGCGCGGCGGTGCTCGCCCGCATGCAGGCCGCGCATGCGGAGGGCACGCCCTACAAGGACGTCATTCCCACCTTCTTCGAGGAGGAGCCGCGCTTCCCCTCGCCCGACATCGCCCGGCGGCTGTACCAGAACCTGCTGGGCCTCTGGGATTTGGTGGAGGAGGGGAAGCAGGTGCGGCTGGACGACGGCCCGCGCCCGCCGCGTCCCAAGAAGGTGAAGCCCGTGCAGCCCGCGCCGTTCCACCCGAAGGAGCCCTCGGCCGAATTCGTGGAGGCCGCCTGGCGTTACCTGGAGGACGACGAGAAGGCACGCACGCGGCTGATGCACACCTTCGAGAACCGCCAGGATGCGCTGCTGGGCGCGCTTGACGCGGCGGGTCTCACGGACGAAGGATACGGAGTCGTCCGCCACCTGCTCTTCGAGCTGTACTCCATGCTGGAGCTGGGATGGCCGCCAGGACTCACCTCGGTGAGCCCTTCGGCCCTGGAGGCGGACACGGACGCTCCACCGCCGCCCCAGCCGCTGCAAGCCTACGCGGACGAGGCGCTCTTCGAGGCGGAGCAGGACGAGGAGCAGCCCCTGTCCTCCGAGGAACTGGAGGCGGTGCGGCGTCTCGTCCGTCGCGGACTGGCGGCGCTGTGGAGCGCGCGCAAGGGGAGATGAAGGATGGCGAAGGACAAGGACGACAACGGCGGCGGCTTCTCCGGGAAGCGCAACAAGAGCTGGCGCGAAATCGACGCGCAGCGGGGCAAGGGCAGCAAGTACCACTCGCGCCAGGATGACCCCGCGCAGCAGAAGATTGAGCGCAGCGCGAGCTACCAGAAGTACAAGGCCGCCGCGGATGCGCTCTTCACCGGAGGCGAGCTGCCCGAGGGCCTCGCGAAGACGTTCGACCCGGAAGGCAAGCGCAAGGCCCAGAAGCAGGCCATGCAGAAGGTGACGGAGTCCGAGTCCCGTGCCGACTGGGTGAAGGCCGTCGTCGACTACCTGGAGAAGTATCCGGAGATGCCCGAGGACGCGTACTTCCTCGACAGCCTGCTGGACCACCCGCGCGAGCGCATCGTCGACAAGGCGCTGGCGAAGCTGGAGCTGATGTCCGAGGAGGGCAAGCTCAAGACGAAGGTGCCGCAGAGCCTGGACCAGCGCCTGAAGTCCGTGGAGCTGACCAGCATGGACCCCGACATGCAGGGCCGCGCCAAGGCGCTGCGCGAGAAGCTGAAGGCCTGACGTTCAGGGCGACGCGGGCTTCGCGACGGCGGCCTGCGCCGCGCGGTACACGAGCACCACCGCGCGCAGCCCGCCCTCACCCGGCTCGTGCACCACGCGCAGCTCTTCACCGGAGCGCGTGTAGAGGCCCGCCTCTTCTTCGACGCGCCGCCAGCCGTGCTGCGACAGGGCGCGCGCGTACCACGCGTCCACTTCGCTTCCGGACAGCGCGACGTGGAAGGCCATCGTCCTCGAGCTCTCACCGCCCACGCGGAGCACCTGCTGGGCACCGGGCGGCAGGGGCGCGAAGTCGCCCGCGGCCACGGGCTCGCGGCGCAGCATGTGGTTGGCCTCACCGAGGTAGAGCACGGTGGTCTTGTCCGGCTGCGGCTGGAGGATGGCGGTGTACGTCAGCCGCTTGAAGATATCGACGGCGGTGAGCATCACCGCGCCGCTGGCGAGCTGCGGCTGCTCGGGGCCGGGCGGGACGTGGAGTCCGCCCTTGTAGAACGCATCCGCGATGCGCTGCACGGCGTCCGGCAGTCGCTCCTTCACGTGCACCGCGCGCAGGGCCACCGGGAGGCCGGCGACCTCGATGATTTCACTCGCCTCCACGTACTCCAGCACCTGGAAGCGCGGCCAGGCGAAGCGCGGGGCTTCGTCCTCCCGAGGAGGCGCCGGCGCGGCGTCCTTGCGCGGAACGACGGTTCCTTCCGCGGCCTGAGCGTCGCTGGCCTTGCGCGGAACGACCGTTCCTTCCGCTCCGCTCCGGGGCGCGGGCGCCGCGCCGAGCAGGAGCACGCCGCACGACACGACGAGGGCCCGCTTCACCGAATCAACCCAAGCCTGTCGTACGGCGACGGCCCGCCTCACCGGGCCATCCCGAGCCAGTGGTTGTGGCGGCCGGCGTTGTAGCTCGGGATGTTGGGCGCCTCGAAGGGCGTCGTCTCCCAGCGCGACTGTCCTCCCGCGTGCGTGGCGCCGATGTTCTCCTCGTAGTTGTCCTCCTCGCCATGGAAGCTCATGAAGAACTGGTCCTCGTTGACCGAGTCCGCCCCCACCAGCCCCGCGAGCGCGGACCCGGCGCCGCCTCCGCCGCCGTTGGCCCGGTAGATGCGCTCCGTCCAGTGGTAGTAGTCCCCGTTCGCGCAAGGCGCCCCGGTGTCGATGCTCAGCGGACACGCGCGCCCCTCCGCCACGCCCGCCAGGCCCCAGTCGTCCAGCATGATTCCGAAGCGCCCCGTGCACCGGTCGCCCGACGCACGCCCCGCCGCGCACACCGTGAAGGCCTGGGCCGCGCGGCGGTGCGCCGTATGGAAGCGGTCCTCCATGAACCTGCCGATGCGCGACGCCCGCAGCCGCGAGGACGCCGTGCACGACATGCCCTGCGTGCCCATGTTCATCGCCGCGTCCAGCGCCGGCCCCGCCGCGGCCGGACCGAGCCTCGGCACGCCCGCGGGCAACTCCGCCTCGCACTGCACCTGGATGGGCTGCGCCCGCGCAATCGCCTGCTGAATGGGCATGCCCGTGCCGCCCATCCGCTCGCGCCCGTCGAAGTCCGCGTAGCGCCCGGAGGCCTCCGCTTCCGCGTCCGCCACCACGCCGCGCCGGCCCCAGTCGCCGGCCTCCGGGTTGTGGTGCACGCGCCCGGTGGCGTCCCACAGCGCGAAGTTGGCGGCCTCCTGCACCTTGAGCGTCAGCGCGCCCACCTCCGCGAAGTAGATGCCGAAGAGGAGGATGGTGACGAACACCATCAACCCCAGCGACGCCTCCACCAGCGACTGTCCTCGAGCCGCACGCGAGCGCATGTCAGTACCCCCTCCCGCCCGGACCGCCGCCCCGGTAGCCCTCGCCCACCAGCCGGCGCAGCGCCCGCGCGTGCTCGGTGAAGCCCGCGCCCGCGAGGCTGTCCGCGGGCCGGTCGTCGATGGAGCCCTCGGGGCTCACCAGCGTCGCGCGCCAGAAGGGGTTGAGGAAGTTGGGAGGCTCGCGCCAGCCGCCGCCCTGCGCCGCCGGACGCGGCCGGTGGTAGTAGACGAGCCCCGCCGACAGGGCCACCTGGTTGCGCTGCACCTCCTCGCGCCCGGTGGGACGGATGCGGCCCAGCGGGCTGCTGTTGTCGAACTCCGTGTCGCTGTGGTCCGTGAACTTGAAGCGGAAGAAGAGGTTCCACGGGTCCGGATGGGCCCGCCGCCGCGCGCTCGCGTAGTCCCGGAACAGCATCGTGTACAGCTTCGGCTGGCCGTACTGGTTCTCCGCGCCGCGCTGCAATTCGGACGTGTTGTAGCTCATGGAGAAGGGCCAGATGCCGGGGCAGACGACGCACTCGCCCAGCGTGTGGAACTCCCAGACCGGATTGGCGTTCTCGGGAGCCTGGCCCGGCGGCGCGCGGGCGCCGTACACGTGCTGGTCCTCGTGCGTCTGCCGCTCGTCGGACATCACCCACGCGTCGTCCGCGATGGGCGGCACGGGAGGCGCGGTGGGGCAGCGCGAGGGCACCACGTTGCGCCCGTGGTCATGCCCCGTGGAGTTGCGCCCGGAGACGGTCTCATACCGGGACGGGTCCATCTGCGAGGCCGAGTTGTAGTGGCGGAACCCGGTGGACACGGAAGCGCCGCCGGTGCCGAAGCCCGCGCTGCCGCCCGGACGGTTGTGCACCCACGTCCAGCCCATGCTGCCCATGGTGGCGTTGAGCGCGGGCGTGCTTCCGCCGGACGGGCACACCGCGCCATCCCCCACCCCGCACGAGTTGGTGCCCGCCTTCATCGCGTCGATGACGTCGTCGCGCGTGCGAATCGCGTTGGCGCCGTTGAGCTCGGCGAAGCTCTTCGCCGCGCCCTCGGGCGGAGCCCCCAGCTCGCCGTTGACGGCCTCGGCCACCTCCTTCGCCAGCTTCTGGTCCGCGATGTGGTCCGACAGCAGCTTGATGTAGATGTTCATCCCCGCGCGGTGCATGTTGCCCGCCTGTCCCTGCAGGCTCAGCACCTGGTTCGCCGCCGCCACGTCCGCGTCGAACCACTCGTTGGGAAGGATGACGCCCGGGCACACCACGTTGTGCGCCGCGTACTCCTGACTGCTGTGGCTGATGAGCGCCTGCGTGCCGGCCATGGCCACCATGTGGGCCACCTGCGCGCGGTTCATCACCGAAATCGCATTGAGCGTGCGCGCCGTCACCACGGCCTCGCTGTAGGCCGCCGCGTCCGCCGCCATCTGGATTTCGACGCGCTCCTTCGCGCGCATGCCGAAGCCCAGCGTCATCAGCACCATCAATGCCAGCAGCAGCAGCGTCAGCGCGAAGAGCACCAGCGCCTGTCCGCGCGCCCCGCGCGTCATGAGCCGTGAAGGTTGCACGCGGGGCCTCCCTGGAAGTACTCGGACATGACGGGCGTCATCATCCGCATCGCGGCGTTGACCTGGATGGGGAAGAGGAAGTGCCCGTCGGCGCTCCAGCGCACCATGCGGTCGCCCAAATCGCCCCCCGGCCACCTGTCCCGACCGAGCGTCTCGTCCGTCTCGCCGTACCAGGCCGCGCGCTTCTGCGTGGGCATCAGCGGGTTGGTGCCGGTGAAGCGCTGGAGCCGGAAGTGCGCCAGGAACATGCGGCTCATCACCCAGTTCGCGAAGGGGATGCGCATGTAGTACCAGGCCACCATCCGTATCTCCAACGTGCGCTGCTGCAATTCCCGCGCGTTGTTGGTGGGCTGGTCGAACATCAAGTCCTCGTCGCCCACCAGCCCCTGCACCCAGGCCGCGTCCGGCGACTCGCGGACGATTTCCACCATGGGCCCGTTGAAGCGCTCTCCGGTGGAGCCCTTCACCCAGAAGTGGTTGTGGCGCCGGGGCGAGAAGGCATCCGCCAGCCGCTCCCCGTTGTCGGTGCGCGCCACCATGGGCAGCATCGTCACCACCGCCGAGTGCATCATCGGCAGGCAGTTGCCGTGGTTGAGGCTGCCCGCGCGCACCGCCCGGTACACCGCCACCT comes from Pyxidicoccus parkwaysis and encodes:
- a CDS encoding pilus assembly protein TadG-related protein, giving the protein MTRGARGQALVLFALTLLLLALMVLMTLGFGMRAKERVEIQMAADAAAYSEAVVTARTLNAISVMNRAQVAHMVAMAGTQALISHSSQEYAAHNVVCPGVILPNEWFDADVAAANQVLSLQGQAGNMHRAGMNIYIKLLSDHIADQKLAKEVAEAVNGELGAPPEGAAKSFAELNGANAIRTRDDVIDAMKAGTNSCGVGDGAVCPSGGSTPALNATMGSMGWTWVHNRPGGSAGFGTGGASVSTGFRHYNSASQMDPSRYETVSGRNSTGHDHGRNVVPSRCPTAPPVPPIADDAWVMSDERQTHEDQHVYGARAPPGQAPENANPVWEFHTLGECVVCPGIWPFSMSYNTSELQRGAENQYGQPKLYTMLFRDYASARRRAHPDPWNLFFRFKFTDHSDTEFDNSSPLGRIRPTGREEVQRNQVALSAGLVYYHRPRPAAQGGGWREPPNFLNPFWRATLVSPEGSIDDRPADSLAGAGFTEHARALRRLVGEGYRGGGPGGRGY
- a CDS encoding TadE family protein, whose translation is MGQRGVAGTRQSGQAAVEAALTLPLVVFLVLGTLQLFLMLQARILAQVAVYRAVRAGSLNHGNCLPMMHSAVVTMLPMVARTDNGERLADAFSPRRHNHFWVKGSTGERFNGPMVEIVRESPDAAWVQGLVGDEDLMFDQPTNNARELQQRTLEIRMVAWYYMRIPFANWVMSRMFLAHFRLQRFTGTNPLMPTQKRAAWYGETDETLGRDRWPGGDLGDRMVRWSADGHFLFPIQVNAAMRMMTPVMSEYFQGGPACNLHGS